The Metabacillus sediminilitoris genome window below encodes:
- a CDS encoding class II fructose-bisphosphate aldolase → MYTTLKEVTLRAEELNYTVGSFNAHNLEMLPDMIRAAKEQGAPIIIQTSIDTAKYIGHENIVAVCKTMATNEMVDVVLHLDHARDFDDIKEAINKGYTSVMFDGSHLPFKENIMKTRAVVEYAHKYGVSVEGELGTIGGTEEGIHVDEDDKVYTDPKDAEEFVKATGVDALAIAIGTNHGQYKSKTEVNLPLLKEINAVVDVPLVIHGGTGVNEMDIHELINNGIRKFNVGTELLVAWTKTAKETFGETKVTKSLRHNIIPCNQAVKEIVKHKIGIFMNKEDRTLQVK, encoded by the coding sequence ATGTATACAACATTAAAAGAAGTAACACTTAGGGCTGAAGAATTGAATTATACTGTTGGTTCATTTAATGCACATAATTTAGAGATGTTACCTGATATGATCCGTGCAGCAAAAGAGCAAGGAGCACCAATTATTATTCAAACAAGTATAGATACTGCGAAATACATTGGTCATGAAAATATTGTTGCTGTATGTAAAACGATGGCCACAAATGAAATGGTAGATGTGGTATTGCATTTAGACCATGCAAGGGATTTTGATGATATTAAAGAGGCAATCAATAAAGGATATACATCAGTGATGTTTGATGGTTCTCATTTACCGTTCAAAGAGAACATTATGAAAACAAGAGCAGTAGTAGAATATGCACACAAATATGGTGTTTCAGTAGAGGGCGAACTAGGGACTATAGGCGGTACTGAAGAAGGGATTCATGTAGATGAGGATGATAAGGTTTATACTGACCCAAAAGATGCAGAAGAGTTTGTTAAAGCAACAGGAGTAGATGCTTTAGCCATTGCAATTGGTACGAATCATGGTCAATATAAATCTAAAACAGAAGTAAATCTACCATTATTAAAAGAAATCAACGCTGTAGTAGATGTACCTTTAGTTATTCATGGGGGTACAGGTGTTAATGAAATGGATATCCATGAATTAATTAATAACGGGATTCGTAAATTTAATGTAGGTACTGAGTTGCTAGTAGCATGGACGAAAACAGCGAAAGAAACATTCGGTGAAACAAAAGTAACGAAATCATTACGACATAATATTATTCCATGTAATCAGGCAGTAAAAGAAATTGTCAAACATAAAATTGGAATCTTCATGAATAAAGAAGACCGTACCCTTCAAGTAAAATAA
- a CDS encoding BglG family transcription antiterminator has translation MKERTQRVLTRFLTVNTFLTCEVLSKEFNISERTFRNELVLINKYLAENSYPSITTTRGKGLKLDLSDVDREKLLTKIGDDRESDYYRPNERFLALLLDIADTTKTTLLFEMEEKLQVSKSTLDEDMRKLRQFLKEYGISVVSLTKQGIVFKGDERSIRTMLYDMINSMTDIANLLGYRDVDTVNTVAEQFVLDYLDTRALRVIGEHYDDVFEKSRVEINHVYRNQSILFLGIWVRRLQEGNTLRELAKVRAEIKEDPVRNFVDSICIEFGLYPSLNEIKYTTFTIESFNPKDMNNSFDWVTAQLLAIQLIEHVEKVTGIPFSQREEDLYEGLYRHITGLLSRAKNDLQVFNPLKDTIKESYAEIYQAVTCFSKQIEDYIKKPLSEDEIGFLTVYFSTSASQIKQKEQYVYQAVVLCNHGISTGKLLAANLKEQFNIEIVAVLSSYELAFIDKLDVDVVFTTISIDYPRKPVLLLNPILRESDKKEIKDFLLKNKNKRRIVSNQLDATKLMQDILMLIVESGGKVTQESYQKVEATFKEHQLKINTREIQPMLQDILRDSNILLKQECKDWKEAITKSAQVLLTEEVIEERYINAMIKSVEEYGPYIVVGKHLALAHARPEDGVNKLGISVMTLKEPVNFGNPDNDPVKIVFCLAAVDSYSHLNVMKNLIELINDEEKLDQLIKAQDVNIFKQVLYGSEVME, from the coding sequence ATGAAAGAACGAACTCAACGAGTACTTACCAGGTTTTTGACAGTAAATACCTTTTTGACTTGTGAGGTTTTAAGTAAAGAGTTCAATATTAGTGAGCGTACTTTTCGAAACGAATTGGTCCTGATTAATAAATATCTAGCAGAAAATAGTTATCCATCCATAACGACGACAAGAGGAAAGGGGTTGAAGTTAGACCTCTCTGATGTGGATCGCGAAAAGCTCCTGACCAAAATTGGTGATGACAGAGAATCAGATTATTATCGGCCCAATGAACGTTTTCTTGCCTTACTTTTAGATATTGCCGATACCACAAAAACGACATTGCTTTTTGAAATGGAAGAAAAACTGCAGGTATCGAAAAGTACATTAGATGAGGATATGAGAAAACTTCGTCAGTTTTTAAAGGAATATGGTATTTCTGTAGTGAGTTTAACGAAGCAAGGTATTGTATTTAAAGGCGATGAACGATCAATACGTACTATGTTGTACGACATGATAAATAGTATGACAGATATTGCTAATCTATTAGGATACCGAGATGTAGATACAGTGAACACTGTTGCAGAACAATTTGTCCTTGATTATTTGGATACAAGAGCTTTGAGGGTCATTGGAGAACATTATGATGACGTCTTTGAAAAATCCAGAGTAGAGATAAATCATGTATATCGAAATCAAAGCATTCTATTTTTAGGTATATGGGTAAGGCGGTTACAAGAAGGAAATACCCTTAGGGAATTAGCTAAAGTTAGAGCAGAGATAAAAGAAGATCCTGTCAGAAATTTTGTCGATTCCATCTGTATAGAGTTTGGTTTATATCCATCATTAAATGAAATCAAATATACGACCTTTACAATCGAATCGTTTAATCCAAAAGATATGAATAATTCATTCGATTGGGTTACCGCCCAATTATTAGCTATTCAATTAATTGAGCATGTAGAAAAAGTAACCGGGATCCCTTTTTCTCAGAGAGAAGAAGATTTGTATGAAGGTTTATATAGGCATATCACAGGGTTATTAAGCAGGGCGAAGAACGATTTACAGGTATTTAATCCGTTGAAAGACACGATTAAGGAGTCCTATGCCGAGATTTATCAAGCAGTCACTTGCTTTAGTAAGCAAATAGAGGACTACATCAAAAAACCATTATCAGAAGATGAGATCGGGTTTTTGACCGTTTATTTTTCAACTTCTGCCAGCCAGATAAAGCAGAAAGAACAATATGTTTATCAAGCGGTTGTGCTTTGTAATCATGGGATTTCAACTGGAAAGCTTTTGGCTGCGAATTTGAAAGAGCAATTCAATATCGAGATTGTAGCAGTATTGAGTTCGTATGAATTAGCCTTTATTGACAAGCTGGATGTTGATGTAGTTTTTACGACCATATCAATTGATTATCCAAGAAAACCTGTATTATTGCTTAATCCGATTTTAAGAGAAAGTGATAAGAAGGAAATTAAAGATTTTTTACTCAAAAATAAGAATAAGAGAAGAATCGTATCCAATCAGTTAGATGCCACAAAGCTGATGCAGGATATTCTGATGTTAATTGTAGAAAGCGGCGGTAAGGTAACACAGGAAAGCTATCAAAAAGTAGAAGCTACTTTTAAAGAACATCAATTAAAAATTAATACAAGGGAGATACAGCCGATGTTGCAGGATATTTTGAGGGATTCCAACATTCTACTAAAGCAAGAATGTAAAGATTGGAAAGAGGCGATTACGAAATCTGCCCAGGTATTGTTAACAGAAGAGGTCATTGAAGAGCGCTATATAAACGCCATGATTAAATCTGTTGAAGAGTATGGGCCTTATATAGTAGTAGGGAAGCATTTAGCGTTAGCACACGCAAGGCCGGAAGATGGAGTAAATAAATTAGGTATTAGTGTCATGACGTTAAAGGAACCGGTGAATTTCGGAAATCCGGATAATGATCCGGTGAAAATTGTTTTTTGTCTAGCCGCAGTGGATTCTTATTCACATCTAAATGTGATGAAAAATTTGATTGAGCTAATTAATGATGAAGAGAAATTAGACCAGTTAATTAAAGCACAAGATGTAAACATATTTAAACAGGTGTTATATGGAAGTGAAGTAATGGAGTAA
- a CDS encoding GRP family sugar transporter, whose product MTGILLAILAAVSWGSIVFVSNKLGGDEDSQTLGTTVGALVFAIAVYIYRMPELSTVTWAVGFISGLFWCIGQKNQFGAVRYLGVAKTAPMSTGLQLIGTTFFGVFIFKEWQTTSSIVIGLAGLACIITGALLTSLNQGDDKGQEKSRKKGLLILLISTVGYVTYVVLIRRFNIDGWAAILPQAIGMVTGAFFITMRDKPYNKYAIRNILTGLIWSTGNLGLLLALPKIGVATSFSLSQTGIVISTIGGLFFLNERKSKKQVWIVLLGCLFIIIGGVLLGLTKR is encoded by the coding sequence ATGACGGGAATTCTACTAGCCATCCTCGCAGCTGTTTCATGGGGCAGCATTGTATTTGTCAGTAACAAGCTTGGCGGTGACGAAGACAGTCAAACACTTGGAACAACAGTCGGTGCCTTGGTATTTGCCATTGCAGTGTATATTTATAGGATGCCTGAATTATCAACTGTCACTTGGGCAGTAGGTTTTATATCAGGTTTGTTTTGGTGTATTGGACAAAAAAATCAGTTTGGAGCTGTTCGCTATTTAGGCGTTGCCAAAACAGCACCGATGTCGACAGGCTTGCAGCTGATTGGAACAACTTTTTTCGGCGTTTTTATTTTTAAGGAATGGCAAACTACCTCAAGTATTGTGATAGGACTTGCTGGACTTGCTTGTATTATTACCGGTGCCTTGCTTACCTCACTCAATCAGGGTGATGACAAAGGACAGGAAAAAAGTCGAAAAAAAGGATTACTCATCTTGCTCATTTCTACTGTAGGCTATGTCACATATGTCGTATTAATTCGCAGGTTTAATATTGATGGCTGGGCAGCAATACTACCCCAAGCAATTGGGATGGTTACAGGTGCATTCTTTATTACGATGCGGGATAAACCATACAACAAGTATGCTATTCGTAATATTTTGACAGGCCTTATATGGAGTACAGGAAACCTTGGACTTTTACTTGCATTGCCTAAAATCGGTGTGGCAACAAGCTTTTCTCTCTCGCAAACTGGCATTGTCATCTCAACCATCGGCGGTCTCTTCTTTTTAAACGAGCGTAAAAGCAAAAAACAGGTATGGATTGTACTCTTGGGATGTTTGTTTATTATCATAGGCGGAGTCTTGTTAGGCCTTACAAAAAGATAA
- a CDS encoding LysR family transcriptional regulator codes for MEWQQFEYFQTLARMQHVTHAAETLSISQSALSRSIARFEDEIGVPLFDRQGRSIRLNKYGHIFLKHVDNMMKEFDEGKQEIKDLLDPDKGEVSLGFLHTLSTSHIPDLLASFRAHYPKINFRLGQGPSHNLIDQLQLGVFDLCLIAPMEKTSPIVWRQLWNEELFVIVPKDHKYANRKNITLEEIADESFIHLKEGFSLRITIEQIFKKVGITPKITFEGEEADTVAGLVAAGLGISILPNLKGTDQSKISKIPVKSPQCQRTIGIAWVEGRYLSPATEKFKQFVLDHSYEYE; via the coding sequence ATGGAATGGCAACAGTTTGAATATTTTCAAACACTAGCACGAATGCAACACGTGACACATGCTGCAGAAACTCTATCAATTTCCCAGTCAGCCCTTAGCCGTTCGATTGCCCGATTTGAGGATGAAATAGGAGTGCCTTTATTTGATCGTCAGGGACGTTCCATTAGATTAAATAAATATGGTCATATCTTTTTAAAGCATGTAGATAATATGATGAAGGAATTCGATGAAGGTAAACAAGAAATTAAAGATTTACTTGATCCAGATAAAGGAGAAGTGTCACTTGGGTTTCTGCACACTTTGAGTACAAGTCATATACCTGATTTACTCGCTTCTTTTCGTGCCCACTATCCAAAAATTAATTTTCGACTTGGACAAGGTCCCTCTCATAATCTTATTGATCAGCTGCAATTAGGAGTATTTGATCTTTGTCTAATTGCTCCAATGGAGAAAACATCTCCAATTGTATGGAGGCAGCTTTGGAACGAAGAACTTTTTGTTATTGTCCCAAAAGACCATAAATACGCTAATCGTAAAAATATTACGTTAGAAGAAATTGCCGATGAATCTTTTATTCATTTAAAAGAAGGGTTCTCTCTTCGTATCACCATTGAGCAAATATTTAAAAAAGTGGGAATTACACCTAAGATTACATTTGAAGGGGAGGAAGCAGACACCGTTGCAGGGCTTGTCGCTGCTGGGCTGGGAATTTCAATTCTGCCAAATTTAAAAGGGACAGACCAAAGTAAAATATCAAAAATACCTGTCAAAAGTCCACAGTGCCAACGTACAATTGGAATTGCATGGGTAGAGGGAAGATATTTATCACCTGCAACTGAAAAATTTAAACAATTTGTTTTGGACCATTCCTACGAATACGAATAG
- a CDS encoding FAD-dependent oxidoreductase, protein MQFLNQYIPDIGQLKYGKTCMYTLTPDEKFIIDLHPKYSNVAIAAGFSGHGFKFSSAVGQALSNLIISGRNDIDISQFSINRFNRE, encoded by the coding sequence GTGCAATTTTTAAATCAATATATCCCAGATATTGGGCAATTGAAGTATGGTAAAACCTGTATGTATACCCTTACCCCTGATGAGAAATTCATTATAGATCTACATCCTAAGTATTCAAACGTTGCTATTGCAGCAGGATTCTCAGGACATGGGTTCAAATTTAGTAGTGCAGTTGGACAAGCCTTAAGTAACTTGATTATTTCAGGTAGGAATGACATAGATATTTCTCAGTTTTCAATCAATCGATTTAATAGGGAGTAG
- the solA gene encoding N-methyl-L-tryptophan oxidase, which yields MKYDVIIIGAGSMGMAAGYYLSKSGKKTLLLDSYNPPHNKGSHHGETRIIRYAYAEGEEYVPFILKAQELWNDLERASGKQLFIQTGVLSVGNEESDFIKNIISSAKKYSLPLDVIDSEEIRKRWSGITLPNHFMGCFEPTSGVLKCEESIKVYQELAELNGATILSNNRVREISILNDKVTIKTDEKTFYSDALVVSAGAWAGSLLSMLDLDIPLTPVRKTFAWFHTHETIYNHSRFPAFAFETPQGLYYGFPSIDGSGLKVGRHDGGDQINPDEAIRGFGEIAEDLVIWCNF from the coding sequence ATGAAATATGATGTAATCATTATTGGTGCAGGTTCAATGGGAATGGCAGCAGGTTATTATTTGTCCAAGAGTGGAAAAAAAACTTTATTATTAGACTCCTATAACCCACCACATAACAAAGGGAGTCATCACGGTGAAACGAGAATAATTCGATATGCTTATGCTGAGGGAGAGGAATATGTTCCATTCATTCTTAAAGCACAAGAATTATGGAATGACTTAGAAAGAGCTAGCGGAAAACAATTATTTATTCAAACGGGAGTCCTTAGTGTTGGTAATGAAGAATCCGATTTTATTAAAAATATTATCTCTAGTGCTAAAAAGTATTCGCTGCCACTAGATGTTATTGATTCAGAGGAAATTCGTAAAAGGTGGTCTGGGATCACTTTACCTAACCATTTTATGGGGTGCTTTGAACCTACGTCTGGAGTACTGAAATGTGAGGAAAGTATTAAAGTATACCAAGAACTTGCTGAATTGAATGGTGCTACTATCCTATCAAATAATAGGGTAAGGGAAATTTCTATTCTAAATGATAAAGTAACAATCAAGACAGACGAAAAGACCTTTTACTCGGATGCGTTGGTTGTTTCTGCAGGAGCGTGGGCAGGGAGTCTACTTTCAATGTTGGACTTGGATATTCCTCTTACACCAGTGAGAAAGACATTTGCTTGGTTTCATACTCATGAAACGATCTATAATCATAGCCGTTTTCCTGCCTTTGCATTTGAGACACCTCAAGGACTTTATTACGGTTTTCCGAGTATTGATGGTTCCGGTTTGAAGGTAGGTCGCCATGATGGTGGAGATCAAATAAATCCAGATGAAGCAATAAGAGGATTTGGTGAAATAGCAGAGGATTTGGTGATTTGGTGCAATTTTTAA
- a CDS encoding glucose-1-dehydrogenase, giving the protein MYPSLDGKVVVITGGATGIGRAMAERFGAEKAKVVINYFKEEPELNAILKTIEESGGSASAIQGDVTQEEDIKRMIHHAVKTFGSLDIMVNNAGIENEVPSEDLSLTDWNKVISTNLTGQFLGCREAIGYMLDHDIKGSIINMSSVHQEIPWPHFVHYAASKGGVKLMTETLALEFAPHGIRVNCIAPGAIDTPINKEKFDDPELKKGVVELIPMGYIGKPEEIAACAVWLASSEASYVTGLTLFADGGMTQYPGFQAGKG; this is encoded by the coding sequence ATGTATCCAAGTCTTGATGGGAAAGTCGTCGTAATTACAGGTGGTGCAACAGGCATTGGAAGGGCAATGGCTGAGAGATTCGGTGCTGAAAAAGCGAAGGTTGTCATTAACTATTTCAAAGAGGAGCCAGAACTCAATGCCATTTTAAAGACCATTGAAGAATCTGGTGGGAGTGCAAGCGCGATCCAAGGAGATGTCACTCAGGAAGAGGATATTAAAAGGATGATTCATCATGCTGTAAAGACGTTCGGTTCATTGGACATTATGGTTAATAATGCCGGTATTGAAAATGAAGTCCCTTCTGAAGATCTTTCACTCACTGATTGGAATAAGGTCATTTCTACAAATCTGACAGGCCAATTTTTAGGGTGTCGAGAGGCGATTGGTTACATGCTTGATCATGATATAAAAGGCTCTATTATTAATATGTCGTCTGTTCATCAGGAAATTCCATGGCCTCATTTTGTCCATTATGCAGCAAGTAAAGGCGGAGTTAAGCTGATGACTGAAACTCTTGCACTTGAATTTGCTCCACATGGAATTCGGGTAAATTGCATTGCTCCCGGTGCAATCGATACTCCGATCAATAAGGAAAAGTTTGATGATCCTGAATTGAAGAAAGGTGTAGTCGAACTTATTCCAATGGGGTATATCGGTAAGCCTGAAGAAATTGCAGCATGTGCAGTATGGCTTGCTTCAAGTGAAGCCAGCTACGTCACCGGTCTGACCCTCTTTGCTGATGGTGGAATGACCCAATATCCCGGGTTTCAGGCAGGAAAGGGTTAG
- a CDS encoding phosphocarrier protein HPr, whose translation MVEKIYTIISDSGIHARPATLLVNKVTPFSSKVSLEYKGKQVDLKSILGVMSLGIPQGETIKVIAQGDDAEQALANIDELMKTEALGV comes from the coding sequence ATGGTTGAAAAAATATATACAATAATTAGCGATTCTGGAATTCATGCAAGACCTGCGACCTTATTAGTTAATAAGGTTACGCCATTTTCTTCAAAGGTGAGCCTTGAGTATAAAGGAAAACAGGTAGACTTAAAATCAATTTTGGGTGTCATGTCGCTAGGAATCCCACAGGGAGAAACAATTAAAGTAATTGCTCAAGGCGATGATGCAGAACAAGCGCTAGCTAATATTGATGAATTGATGAAAACAGAAGCCCTAGGTGTATAA
- a CDS encoding PTS sugar transporter subunit IIC: protein MGVINFIIENILTQASVTIALIAMLGLILQKKSTGQVISGSLKTMLGFMVLAAGSSIIVGSLIYFGQIFTEGFHMQGIIPSIEAINGQAMNELGLGRDIALTFLAIFVFNIIIARFTKWKYIFLTGQAILWMATMTTVFGYFAGLRGIALILVGGFIGGVFAVAMPAIAQPFVRKITGMDDIALGHFCTVGYVFEAGVAKLVGGKGEKKKSVEDLKLPAQFEFLQDTYLSLMVVMTPLYIITAAFAGEEFGSTLSGNTNYLMFAFLQSIQFVVGVYVLLAGVRLLLGEIVPAFRGIAMRLVPNAKPALDCPVLFPFSPNAVIVGFITTTIGSIIAMFVLPVFGLAMILPGMLTAFFAGGTAGIFGNLTGGIRGAIIGGIVHGFFITLLPALLVTTFNSMGFVNATATDVDTVTAALLYAWLIGPLLKAF, encoded by the coding sequence ATGGGTGTAATAAACTTTATTATCGAGAATATTTTGACACAGGCATCAGTCACAATCGCATTGATTGCTATGTTGGGGTTAATTTTGCAAAAGAAATCAACAGGGCAAGTTATTTCTGGTTCGTTAAAGACGATGTTAGGGTTTATGGTATTGGCAGCCGGTTCAAGTATTATTGTTGGTAGTTTAATCTATTTTGGTCAAATATTTACAGAAGGCTTCCATATGCAAGGGATTATTCCTTCGATTGAAGCTATTAACGGCCAAGCAATGAATGAGTTAGGCTTGGGTCGTGATATCGCACTAACTTTCTTAGCTATCTTTGTTTTTAATATTATCATTGCACGTTTCACTAAATGGAAATACATCTTTTTAACTGGTCAGGCAATTCTTTGGATGGCTACTATGACAACAGTATTTGGTTACTTTGCAGGTTTACGTGGTATTGCACTGATTTTAGTAGGCGGTTTCATTGGGGGTGTCTTTGCGGTAGCAATGCCTGCGATTGCACAACCATTTGTTCGTAAGATTACTGGTATGGATGATATTGCTTTAGGTCACTTTTGTACGGTTGGGTATGTGTTTGAAGCAGGTGTAGCGAAACTAGTTGGGGGAAAAGGCGAAAAGAAAAAATCTGTTGAAGATTTGAAATTACCAGCTCAATTTGAATTCTTACAAGATACCTATCTATCTTTGATGGTGGTAATGACTCCTCTTTATATTATTACAGCAGCGTTTGCAGGTGAAGAGTTCGGTTCTACATTATCAGGAAATACCAACTATTTAATGTTTGCTTTCTTACAATCTATCCAATTCGTAGTTGGAGTGTATGTATTACTAGCAGGGGTTCGTTTATTACTAGGTGAAATTGTACCGGCATTTAGAGGGATTGCCATGCGGTTGGTTCCAAATGCAAAGCCTGCATTAGATTGCCCGGTCCTATTTCCATTTAGCCCTAATGCAGTGATTGTAGGGTTTATCACAACTACTATAGGTTCAATTATTGCCATGTTTGTATTGCCAGTCTTTGGGTTGGCCATGATCTTACCAGGTATGCTGACAGCTTTCTTCGCGGGTGGTACTGCCGGTATCTTCGGTAACTTAACAGGTGGTATTCGCGGTGCAATTATTGGTGGTATTGTACATGGTTTCTTCATTACATTATTACCAGCACTGTTAGTAACGACTTTCAATTCTATGGGATTTGTCAATGCAACAGCTACAGATGTTGATACAGTAACAGCTGCATTACTATATGCATGGCTCATTGGTCCACTTTTAAAAGCTTTCTAG
- a CDS encoding PTS sugar transporter subunit IIB → MKKVNILFVCGAGLGSSFACQMAAEDVLSKLGVNAKLDHSDISSAVSVKPDIIITAQNFKSQFEKFSVDPKQTTIVYLRNIVSKPEIEEKITPVLREKGVLA, encoded by the coding sequence ATGAAAAAAGTAAATATCTTATTTGTATGTGGAGCAGGTTTAGGAAGCAGTTTTGCTTGTCAAATGGCGGCAGAGGATGTACTAAGCAAGTTAGGTGTCAATGCCAAGCTAGATCATAGTGATATCTCATCTGCTGTTTCAGTAAAACCCGATATTATTATAACGGCACAGAATTTCAAATCCCAATTTGAGAAATTTTCAGTTGATCCAAAACAAACGACAATTGTTTATTTGAGAAATATTGTATCTAAACCAGAGATTGAAGAAAAAATCACCCCGGTATTAAGGGAAAAAGGCGTTTTAGCTTAA
- a CDS encoding tetratricopeptide repeat protein — MFGFGKKKTKEPKKETTEEAVLTIERKDELLRTISIKKEEVNQAVGEERAKIYEEIGLAFNELGDEDHAIDSLEKSIQAKKSLGDGYKTLLKLYNKKRAEAAKVNNEELLQIYLKKMDQMMQVSKEVTRGVR; from the coding sequence ATGTTTGGATTTGGAAAGAAAAAAACTAAAGAACCGAAAAAAGAAACAACCGAAGAGGCAGTGTTAACAATTGAACGAAAAGATGAGTTATTACGTACCATCTCCATTAAAAAAGAAGAAGTAAATCAAGCAGTTGGAGAAGAACGAGCAAAAATTTATGAGGAGATTGGCTTAGCATTTAATGAACTTGGGGATGAAGATCATGCTATTGATTCGTTAGAAAAGAGTATTCAGGCTAAAAAGTCATTAGGTGATGGTTACAAAACTTTATTAAAACTTTATAACAAGAAGCGTGCAGAAGCAGCAAAAGTAAATAATGAAGAATTATTACAGATCTATCTAAAGAAAATGGATCAAATGATGCAAGTTTCTAAAGAGGTTACGCGTGGTGTTCGATAA
- a CDS encoding AAA family ATPase: MDKVLILLAGLPGTGKTYLSHIINSKLGSFYNLSQDDLKEYYCDMYGYRNLEEKQKIEKIAWAKYYEIMEQQMQAGSNIMSDYPFSQKQKPHIQQLVERYGYEVVTIRLIADLDVLFERQKKRDLDPTRHLSHIVTSYKKGDQLADRRNADNLLNYEEFIKRCTTRGYDTFELGTLYEVDVSDYTKVNYSRLLEDIRLGYMKMYISGTSKD, encoded by the coding sequence ATGGATAAAGTCTTAATCTTATTAGCAGGTTTACCAGGAACAGGTAAAACCTACTTGAGTCATATCATCAATAGTAAATTAGGGTCATTTTATAATCTTTCTCAGGATGACTTGAAAGAATATTATTGTGATATGTATGGTTATCGTAATTTAGAAGAAAAGCAGAAGATAGAAAAGATAGCATGGGCGAAGTACTATGAAATAATGGAACAGCAAATGCAAGCAGGCAGCAATATTATGTCTGATTATCCTTTTAGTCAAAAACAAAAGCCTCATATTCAGCAATTAGTAGAAAGATATGGTTATGAGGTTGTTACGATTCGGTTAATTGCAGATTTAGATGTTTTGTTTGAACGCCAAAAAAAGCGAGATTTGGATCCGACAAGGCATTTGAGTCATATCGTAACTTCCTACAAAAAAGGGGATCAGTTAGCAGATAGAAGAAATGCAGATAATTTATTGAACTATGAGGAATTTATAAAAAGATGTACAACAAGAGGATATGACACGTTTGAATTAGGAACTTTATATGAAGTAGATGTGTCAGATTATACAAAAGTGAATTATTCTAGATTGTTGGAAGATATAAGACTGGGGTACATGAAAATGTACATTTCTGGAACTAGCAAAGATTAA
- a CDS encoding LysR family transcriptional regulator has protein sequence MEIRHLITIQAIVEIGSYTGAAAKLGYTQSTLTSHIQALEREIGGELFTYVNRNLQLTHLGRELIPLSEDLLSTHEQIKNMRNTQEVKGVLKVAAPESLTISRLGPIIREYSLKYPNVKLILTNGTCGQNQIDLISGRVDVAFMVYPEINPEKCIHYSLIEEKIVLVNGNSGPEHFDEYKKNNTNHFFITNEEGCSYRSMFERYLLKHGIHNFQTMELWSIEAIKQIVMSGLGFSALPYMTVKEDIENGNLKILTHSEKFEPIYSHMLIKKKKWLTPALEALVELVINSISKTVKEIPAQNQEIELVNQS, from the coding sequence ATGGAAATTAGACACCTTATAACAATTCAGGCTATTGTAGAAATAGGAAGTTATACAGGGGCTGCTGCGAAGTTAGGTTATACTCAATCTACTCTGACCTCTCATATACAAGCACTTGAACGTGAGATCGGCGGGGAGCTTTTTACTTATGTAAATAGAAATTTGCAACTTACTCATTTAGGTAGGGAATTAATCCCTTTATCGGAGGATTTACTTTCTACTCACGAACAGATTAAGAACATGCGAAACACCCAAGAGGTTAAGGGTGTACTAAAAGTGGCTGCACCAGAGTCTTTAACAATCTCTAGGTTAGGTCCAATCATAAGGGAATATTCCTTAAAATATCCGAATGTCAAATTAATATTAACTAACGGTACATGCGGGCAAAACCAAATCGACTTAATAAGTGGACGGGTAGATGTAGCATTCATGGTCTATCCAGAAATAAATCCTGAAAAATGCATTCATTATTCTTTAATTGAGGAAAAAATCGTTCTTGTAAATGGAAATAGCGGTCCAGAACATTTTGACGAATATAAAAAAAATAACACCAACCATTTTTTCATCACAAACGAAGAAGGCTGTAGTTATCGATCAATGTTCGAAAGATATCTTTTAAAGCATGGCATACACAATTTTCAAACAATGGAACTATGGAGCATAGAAGCAATCAAACAGATTGTAATGAGTGGACTTGGATTTTCTGCCTTGCCTTACATGACAGTTAAAGAAGATATTGAGAATGGGAATCTAAAAATCTTAACTCATTCTGAAAAATTCGAACCAATTTATTCTCATATGCTGATAAAAAAGAAAAAATGGTTAACTCCAGCGTTAGAGGCTTTAGTGGAACTTGTTATAAATTCCATTAGTAAAACTGTTAAAGAAATACCTGCTCAAAATCAAGAAATAGAATTAGTTAATCAAAGCTAA